One part of the Geoanaerobacter pelophilus genome encodes these proteins:
- a CDS encoding NADP-dependent glyceraldehyde-3-phosphate dehydrogenase has protein sequence MKKSIELLFPADNEIPENFRMQPIRQRDYLVAGQIRKWKGPLQEVPSPLWLNRGGTVTPQLLGTAPALSPEAALEALAAAKEAYANGRGAWPTMAVSERIRSIERFIQAIVRKRQEIVALLIWEIGKSAVEAEKEFARAIAYANETISALKELDRASSRFVIQQNIIGQIRRAPLGVTLCMGPYNFPLYETFSTLIPALVMGNTILLKPPRFGILLFHPLLKAFRDCFPPGVINTVYGDGDVVIPPLMASGDIDVLAFIGTSRVADRLRALHPRPHRLRCVLGLDAKNPAVILPDADLDLSAAECLSGSLTFNGQRCTALKIIFVHRSVAEPFLLKLSKGVTSLCCGMPWENRVTITPLPEPEKPAYLSGLVNDALAKGAKVINKGGATVFGPFFYPALLYPVSPAMRVYSEEQFGPVVPVVPYDDIQEVIDYVVASDYGQQASIFGRSPDKVAQLMDALVNQVCRININSQCQRSPDSFPFNGRKNSAEGTQSVADALRVFSIRTVVAARETDDNRDIVNEIVKGRKSHFLSTDYLL, from the coding sequence TTGAAAAAATCGATCGAACTGCTGTTCCCTGCGGATAACGAAATCCCGGAAAATTTCCGGATGCAGCCAATCAGGCAACGTGACTACCTGGTCGCCGGTCAGATCAGAAAATGGAAAGGGCCATTGCAGGAGGTGCCTTCTCCGCTGTGGCTCAACCGGGGCGGCACCGTTACCCCCCAGCTGCTCGGCACGGCCCCGGCCTTGTCACCGGAAGCCGCCCTGGAGGCGCTGGCCGCGGCCAAGGAGGCCTATGCCAACGGTCGGGGCGCCTGGCCAACCATGGCCGTCAGCGAGCGGATTCGCTCCATTGAACGTTTTATTCAAGCAATAGTCCGGAAACGCCAGGAGATCGTTGCACTGCTGATCTGGGAAATCGGCAAATCGGCGGTGGAAGCGGAAAAAGAGTTTGCGCGGGCCATCGCTTATGCCAACGAAACCATCAGCGCCCTGAAAGAACTGGACCGGGCATCGTCCCGTTTTGTCATCCAACAAAATATCATCGGCCAGATCCGCCGCGCCCCGTTGGGGGTAACCCTCTGCATGGGGCCGTACAACTTCCCGCTTTACGAGACCTTTTCCACCCTGATCCCGGCGCTGGTCATGGGGAATACCATCCTGCTGAAACCGCCCCGGTTCGGCATTCTCCTGTTCCACCCGCTGCTGAAGGCGTTCCGCGATTGCTTCCCGCCCGGCGTGATCAACACGGTTTACGGCGACGGTGATGTGGTGATCCCGCCGCTTATGGCTTCCGGCGATATCGATGTGCTGGCGTTCATCGGCACCAGCCGGGTTGCCGATCGACTCCGGGCGCTGCATCCCCGGCCCCACCGCCTCCGTTGCGTGCTCGGCCTGGATGCGAAAAACCCGGCAGTAATCCTTCCGGACGCCGATCTCGACCTCAGCGCCGCCGAATGCCTGAGCGGCAGCCTGACCTTCAACGGCCAGCGCTGCACCGCCCTGAAGATCATCTTTGTCCACCGATCCGTTGCCGAACCGTTCCTGCTCAAGCTGTCAAAAGGGGTCACCAGCCTCTGCTGCGGCATGCCGTGGGAAAACAGGGTCACTATCACCCCGCTGCCGGAGCCGGAAAAGCCTGCCTATCTGTCCGGCCTGGTAAACGATGCGCTGGCCAAAGGGGCAAAGGTGATTAACAAGGGGGGAGCTACGGTCTTCGGGCCGTTTTTCTATCCGGCCCTGCTCTATCCGGTGAGCCCCGCTATGCGGGTTTACAGCGAAGAGCAGTTCGGGCCGGTGGTGCCGGTAGTCCCGTATGACGATATCCAGGAGGTCATCGACTATGTGGTTGCCTCCGACTACGGCCAGCAGGCCAGCATCTTCGGCCGATCGCCGGACAAGGTCGCCCAGCTGATGGACGCGCTGGTGAACCAGGTCTGCAGGATCAACATCAACAGCCAGTGCCAGCGCAGCCCGGACTCTTTTCCATTCAACGGGCGCAAGAACTCAGCCGAAGGGACACAGTCGGTTGCCGACGCGTTGCGGGTCTTCTCAATCCGAACCGTGGTGGCTGCCCGCGAGACCGACGACAACCGGGACATTGTCAACGAGATCGTCAAGGGACGGAAATCGCACTTCCTGTCCACCGATTATCTGCTCTGA
- a CDS encoding MalY/PatB family protein, whose translation MPGYDFDFDTVVDRSNTASEKWDRYAGQDIIPLWVADMDFRSPPAISEALQRRIEHGVFGYTHSPAGLVEAVLEHLKRDFAWQVQPEFLVWLPGLVCGLNVLTKAVGDEGDEVITFTPIYPPFMSAPTLTGRTTVKVPLQLVNGRWVADLEALEQAVTPRTRLLLLCSPHNPVGRAWTRAELQQFADFAERHNLVIGSDDIHAGLILDQGTRHIPIATLSPETDRRTITLLAPSKTYNIPGLGCSFAVISDPALRKRFVKAAGRIVPHVNALGYTAAEAAYRHGEEWRCRLISYLRGNRDLVTAEINAIPGLSMTHVEATYLAWIDTRPAGIDNPGHFFEQAGVGLSDGADFGAPGFVRLNFGCSRSLLVEALQRIRSGVAALHSGQSR comes from the coding sequence ATGCCTGGGTACGATTTTGATTTTGATACGGTAGTTGACCGCAGCAATACTGCCAGCGAGAAATGGGACAGGTACGCCGGCCAGGACATTATCCCGCTCTGGGTGGCGGACATGGATTTCCGTTCGCCGCCGGCAATAAGCGAGGCGCTGCAGCGGCGGATCGAACACGGCGTCTTTGGCTACACCCATTCTCCGGCAGGCCTGGTAGAGGCTGTGCTGGAGCATCTTAAGCGCGACTTTGCCTGGCAGGTGCAGCCGGAGTTCCTGGTCTGGCTGCCCGGTCTGGTGTGCGGGCTCAATGTCCTTACCAAGGCTGTTGGCGATGAAGGGGACGAGGTCATCACGTTCACCCCGATCTATCCGCCGTTCATGTCGGCGCCGACCCTGACCGGCCGCACCACGGTCAAGGTGCCGCTGCAACTCGTCAATGGCCGTTGGGTGGCGGACCTGGAGGCCCTGGAGCAGGCCGTTACTCCGCGTACCAGGCTGCTGTTGCTCTGTTCCCCCCATAATCCGGTGGGGAGGGCCTGGACCCGTGCTGAACTCCAACAGTTTGCAGACTTTGCCGAACGTCACAATCTGGTCATCGGTTCCGATGACATCCATGCCGGTCTGATCCTGGACCAAGGGACCAGGCATATCCCGATTGCCACCCTGTCCCCGGAAACCGACCGCCGCACCATCACCCTGCTGGCTCCGAGCAAGACCTACAACATTCCCGGGCTTGGCTGCTCCTTTGCCGTGATCAGCGATCCTGCCCTGCGCAAGCGCTTTGTCAAGGCCGCCGGCCGGATCGTGCCCCATGTCAACGCCCTGGGCTACACCGCGGCCGAGGCTGCTTATCGCCACGGCGAAGAGTGGCGCTGCCGGCTCATTTCCTACCTGCGCGGCAACCGCGACCTGGTAACTGCCGAAATCAATGCCATTCCGGGGCTATCCATGACCCATGTGGAGGCTACCTACCTCGCCTGGATCGATACTCGCCCGGCAGGCATCGACAATCCCGGCCACTTCTTTGAACAGGCCGGGGTAGGGCTGTCTGATGGCGCCGATTTTGGCGCTCCCGGGTTTGTTCGGCTCAATTTCGGCTGCAGCAGGTCATTGCTGGTCGAGGCGTTGCAGCGGATCAGGAGCGGCGTAGCTGCGCTCCATAGTGGTCAGAGCAGATAA
- a CDS encoding chromate transporter, translating into MAGGTYMLLWDIFLLFTRVSLFSWGGGPASLALMQRETTKALWVPPGTTELVPWVTPLDFSDAVAVGNALPGPIAPQVSAYIGYKMAGLPGAIAAAAGTVLPTTLLMLLMVAYFFRIKDSLLVQSMLRAVRPVVVGLLLWTAYDMAVTVFGVKRYGVAASLSLGWDKLLIVAVTFSVLTLTEINPALVVLVAAVCGGVIYR; encoded by the coding sequence ATGGCTGGAGGTACATATATGTTGTTGTGGGATATTTTTCTGCTCTTTACCCGCGTATCGCTCTTTTCCTGGGGCGGCGGACCGGCCTCTCTGGCTTTGATGCAGCGCGAGACCACCAAGGCCCTCTGGGTGCCGCCGGGGACCACCGAGTTGGTCCCCTGGGTAACTCCGCTTGATTTTTCCGATGCGGTGGCAGTGGGGAATGCCCTGCCTGGCCCTATTGCGCCCCAGGTTTCCGCCTATATCGGCTACAAGATGGCCGGGCTCCCGGGCGCCATTGCCGCTGCCGCCGGCACGGTTCTGCCGACGACGCTGCTGATGCTGTTAATGGTGGCTTATTTCTTCCGGATCAAGGACAGCTTGCTGGTGCAGTCCATGCTGCGCGCGGTCCGGCCGGTGGTGGTCGGGCTGCTGCTCTGGACCGCCTACGATATGGCGGTCACGGTCTTTGGCGTGAAAAGATACGGTGTTGCGGCATCGCTGTCTCTTGGCTGGGACAAGCTGCTCATTGTGGCCGTTACTTTCAGCGTGCTGACTCTTACCGAGATTAATCCGGCCCTGGTGGTGCTGGTGGCGGCCGTGTGCGGCGGGGTGATATATCGATGA
- a CDS encoding PaaI family thioesterase codes for MADEENVNREIAGRWPGSCFACSNPSGLKLKFWRTKEGVEARCTVPGTYCGFDGLVHGGIIATILDEASCWVLFAHLGKLGVTQKMTTSFHKPVRINSELIVTAQIASHDSRTSLVRAAVSDSEGQLLAEGESSWVFPRLSRIAALAEVDEKVLQGFLDDCCPAKLS; via the coding sequence ATGGCTGATGAGGAGAATGTTAATCGAGAGATTGCCGGGCGCTGGCCCGGGTCATGCTTTGCCTGCTCGAACCCGAGCGGGCTGAAGCTCAAATTCTGGCGCACCAAAGAGGGAGTCGAGGCACGCTGTACGGTTCCCGGCACCTATTGCGGCTTTGATGGACTGGTGCATGGCGGAATCATCGCCACCATCCTCGACGAGGCTTCCTGCTGGGTGCTCTTTGCCCATCTCGGCAAACTGGGGGTTACCCAGAAAATGACCACCAGTTTCCACAAACCGGTACGGATCAACAGTGAGTTGATCGTTACCGCGCAGATTGCCTCTCACGACAGCAGAACTTCCCTGGTACGGGCCGCGGTCAGCGACAGCGAAGGACAGCTGCTGGCCGAGGGAGAGAGTTCCTGGGTATTCCCGCGGCTCTCCAGGATTGCCGCCCTTGCCGAAGTTGACGAAAAGGTCCTCCAGGGCTTCCTTGACGACTGTTGCCCGGCAAAATTGAGCTGA